GGGCCGCCGCGGCGGCACTGATCATCGGCGCGGTGCTGGGCTGGCTGCTGGCCACCGGCAAAGCCGGACCCGGGCACTACACCGGGCTGAAGCTGGCCCACGTGCACGTCACCCTCCTCGGCTGGATCGGACTGCCCGTGCTGGGCACGCTGTTCATGCTCTGGCCCACCGTGCTGGGCGTCCGCATGGCCGAGAACACCACCCGGCTGGCGCGACGGGTACTGGCGCTGACCGGGGGCGGCCTGCTGACCGCGGTCGCTGGGCTGACGGCCGGATGGCGCCCCGCCGCCGTACTCGGCATCGCCGGCTACACGGTCGGCGTCGCCGTCGCGGCGCAGCTGTTCGCGCGCACCGTGCGTCGACGGCCCGCGATCTCGGCGGCCGCCGCGTGGATGCTGGCCGCCGCCGCGGGATGGCTGGTCGTCGGCGTGGTCGTGGACCTGGTGGTGCTGGCCGCACGGCCGCTCGGCGAGATACAGGACGACATCGGCTCACTGGTCCCGGTGCTGCTCGTCGGCCTCGTAGCGCAGGTCCTCATCGGTGCCCTCACCTACCTGCTGCCCATCGTGCTGGCCAGTGGTCCCAAGGAACGAGCCGCGCTGCGGGCGGTACTCGAGCGGGGCTGGGCGCCACGGCTCGTCGTGCTCAACCTCGGCATAGTCCTGCTCGCGCTTCCGCTGCCCGGCCCTCTCGGCACAGTGGGCATGCTGCTCGCCGGCGCGGCCGGGGCCGCGTTCCTCGCCCTGGCCCTGCGCGTGCTCGTTCGCAGCGCACGGGGGCTCCTCCAGGACGCGGACAAAGCCGGTGTGGCGCGACGCCCCGCTGTGTGGGGCACCGCCGTGGGCGCCGTAGTGACGGTGCTGGCCGTGCTCGTGGCCAACAGCGGTGGGGACACGAGCGGCGGGACGAGCGCGGCCGGGACGGCGGGTGCGGGCGCTGGAACCACCCGCACCGTCGCCGTCACCCTGGCCGACATGCGCATCCGTCCGGCCCGCGTCGAGGTCGCCGCGGGGACCGACCTGCGGCTGAAGGTCACCAACACCGACGCCCAGCGCCACGACCTCAAGGTCGAGGACGGCCCGTCCACTCCCATGCTCGCCAAGGGCCACACCCGCGTACTCGACCTCGGGCAGGTCACCGAGGACCGTGAGGCGTGGTGCACCCTGCCGGGCCACAAGGCGGCCGGGATGACCATGGACATCGTCGTCAAGGACGACACGGCAACAGTCAGCAGCGGACACGAGGGACACCCATCGGCCGCCGCCGACAGCGGCGGCCTGGATCTCTCCGCCGACTTCTCCTCCGGCTGGCAGCCACGCACCGCCGATCTCACCCCCGCGCCCGGTGGGACGGTCCACAAGGTCGAACTGCATGCCGCGCACACCACGGTCGAAGTGGCCCCGGGCGTGAAGCAGCAGATGTGGACGTTCGGCGGCACCGCACCCGGCCCCACCCTGCACGGAAAGGTCGGCGACGTCTTCGAGGTCACCCTCGTCAACGACGACCCGTCCATGGGCCACGGCATCGACTTCCACGCCGGCTCCCTCGCCCCGGATCGCCCCATGCGCACGATCCAGCCCGGCGAGCGCCTGGTCTACCGTTTCCGAGCCGAGAAGGCCGGGGCATGGCTGTACCACTGCAGCACCGCACCGATGCTCCAGCACATGGGCAACGGCATGTACGGCGCCGTCATCATCGACCCGCCCGGCCTGAAGAAGGTTGACCACGAGTACGTGCTGGTCTCCTCCGAGCTCTACCTCGGCACCCCGGGCAGCACCGCCCAAGTGACCAAGATGCGCCAGAACACCCCGGACGCCTGGGCGTTCGACGGCATCGCCAACCAGTACACCCAGCGGCCCCTGAACGTGAAGGCCGGCGAGCGGGCCCGCTTCTGGGTCATCGCCGCAGGTCCCAGCGACGGCATCGCCTTCCACCTCGTCGGCACTGTCTTCGACACCGTGTACAAGGAGGGCGCCTACCTGCTCAAGCCGGACCAGGCGGGCGGCTCGCAGGTGCTGGACCTGGCCACGGCGCAGG
Above is a window of Streptomyces sp. NBC_00490 DNA encoding:
- a CDS encoding multicopper oxidase domain-containing protein codes for the protein MYSKNHDPGAGDGPPPSRFKASGLRSRHLAAHVVVAVWVVLALLAASTQQTLPVARWLAIHLFLLGAATTAIVVWSEHFAVAMLHAPLPDRRWSNARLAGLNTGVAGVLTGVWADLPVLTGAGCVLLVTAVGAHLGVLVRMGRGALGGRLAPIADYYRAAAAALIIGAVLGWLLATGKAGPGHYTGLKLAHVHVTLLGWIGLPVLGTLFMLWPTVLGVRMAENTTRLARRVLALTGGGLLTAVAGLTAGWRPAAVLGIAGYTVGVAVAAQLFARTVRRRPAISAAAAWMLAAAAGWLVVGVVVDLVVLAARPLGEIQDDIGSLVPVLLVGLVAQVLIGALTYLLPIVLASGPKERAALRAVLERGWAPRLVVLNLGIVLLALPLPGPLGTVGMLLAGAAGAAFLALALRVLVRSARGLLQDADKAGVARRPAVWGTAVGAVVTVLAVLVANSGGDTSGGTSAAGTAGAGAGTTRTVAVTLADMRIRPARVEVAAGTDLRLKVTNTDAQRHDLKVEDGPSTPMLAKGHTRVLDLGQVTEDREAWCTLPGHKAAGMTMDIVVKDDTATVSSGHEGHPSAAADSGGLDLSADFSSGWQPRTADLTPAPGGTVHKVELHAAHTTVEVAPGVKQQMWTFGGTAPGPTLHGKVGDVFEVTLVNDDPSMGHGIDFHAGSLAPDRPMRTIQPGERLVYRFRAEKAGAWLYHCSTAPMLQHMGNGMYGAVIIDPPGLKKVDHEYVLVSSELYLGTPGSTAQVTKMRQNTPDAWAFDGIANQYTQRPLNVKAGERARFWVIAAGPSDGIAFHLVGTVFDTVYKEGAYLLKPDQAGGSQVLDLATAQGGFVETTFPGAGHYAFVDHDMRHAEAGAHGMVEVSE